The Apium graveolens cultivar Ventura chromosome 6, ASM990537v1, whole genome shotgun sequence genome contains a region encoding:
- the LOC141666164 gene encoding serine/threonine-protein phosphatase PP1 isozyme 3-like yields CISGDIHGQYSDLLRLFEYGGFPPQSNYLFLGDYMDRGKQSLERIWLLLAYKIKYSDNFFLLRGNHECASINRIYIFYDECKRRFNVKLWKTFTDCFNCLPVAAVVDDKILCMYGGLSPDLNNLDQIKNLPRPTAIPDTGLLCDLLWSDPSNDVKGWGLNDRGVSFTFGPDKMSEFLAKHDLDLVCRAHQVVEYGYEFFAERQLVTIFSAPNYCGEFDNAGAMMSVDGNLMCSFQVLKPTEKKNVLQLPQLARPATIINLVYLSLLVVFALLLYIYIKGLSSRTIIRMRRDGILTIVFTHIVPCPGVSNVNN; encoded by the exons TGCATTTCAGGTGACATCCATGGGCAGTATAGTGATTTGTTACGACTCTTTGAATATGGTGGCTTTCCTCCTCAATCAAATTATCTGTTTTTAGGGGATTATATGGACCGTGGAAAACAAAGTTTAGAAAGGATATGGCTCTTGCTTGCTTATAAAATTAAGTATTCGGATAACTTTTTTCTTCTTAGGGGAAACCATGAATGCGCCTCTATCAatagaatatatatattttatgatgAATGTAAGCGCCGATTCAATGTTAAACTATGGAAAACCTTTACTGACTGTTTCAACTGTCTTCCTGTGGCTGCTGTTGTTGATGATAAGATATTGTGCATGTATGGTGGTCTGTCCCCTGATCTTAACAATTTGGATCAGATCAAAAACCTGCCACGTCCAACTGCTATACCTGACACAGGTTTGCTCTGTGATTTACTTTGGTCAGATCCCAGTAATGATGTCAAGGGATGGGGATTGAATGATAGAGGAGTATCATTCACCTTTGGCCCTGATAAGATGTCAGAGTTCTTAGCGAAGCATGACTTGGACCTTGTTTGTCGTGCTCATCAG GTTGTGGAGTATGGTTATGAATTCTTTGCTGAAAGACAGCTTGTTACCATATTTTCCGCTCCCAACTATTGCGGTGAATTTGATAATGCTGGTGCAATGATGAGCGTTGATGGAAATTTGATGTGCTCTTTCCAAGTACTGAAGCCAACTGAAAAAAAGAATGTATTGCAACTACCACAATTGGCAAGACCTGCTACTATTATTAACTTAGTTTATTTGTCACTTCTTGTAGTGTTTGCTTTGCTTCTTTATATTTATATAAAGGGTCTTTCTTCAAGAACCATCATCCGAATGAGAAGAGATGGAATTCTGACTATTGTATTTACACATATAGTCCCCTGTCCTGGTGTTTCAAACGTCAACAATTAG